In one window of Pseudodesulfovibrio sediminis DNA:
- a CDS encoding DUF456 domain-containing protein yields the protein MEYVWASLLILGLFLSQVLQLFSMPANWGALALVTLWKVLYPESMAWSFVITMAVIAAVAEGLEFFLQAHYAGRYGASTLGNIGGIVGAIAGAIFGMPFFLGLGALIGALAGAYLGCLVVELTRKTREQAFTAAKGAFFGKALGFTVKTSIGAFIVILSIPKIWP from the coding sequence ATGGAATACGTCTGGGCATCACTTCTCATACTCGGACTCTTTTTGTCACAGGTGCTCCAGCTCTTCAGCATGCCCGCCAACTGGGGTGCGCTGGCACTGGTCACCCTGTGGAAGGTTCTCTACCCCGAATCCATGGCGTGGTCTTTTGTCATCACCATGGCCGTCATAGCCGCGGTGGCGGAAGGACTGGAGTTCTTCCTCCAGGCCCACTATGCAGGCCGATACGGCGCGAGTACCCTCGGCAACATCGGCGGCATTGTCGGCGCCATTGCCGGAGCCATATTCGGCATGCCCTTCTTTCTCGGACTGGGTGCGCTCATCGGCGCTCTGGCCGGAGCCTATCTGGGTTGTCTGGTCGTCGAACTGACCAGAAAGACCCGTGAACAGGCCTTCACGGCAGCCAAGGGAGCGTTCTTCGGAAAGGCTCTGGGCTTCACGGTCAAGACATCCATTGGCGCGTTCATCGTTATCCTCTCCATCCCAAAAATCTGGCCGTAG
- the dnaB gene encoding replicative DNA helicase, protein MPQTPKPKRHRSAQYDHNPEEALDRASSDLVRKVPPHSYEAEQSVLGGVFQSDSLFHQLVDVISADDFYSPVHRDIFAAFTQLYDAHKPTDIVTVAHQLEQNGTLETVGGPAYLSELSDSVVSASNALHHAQIVRDKCILRKLIDISSGIINNCFSARDVDEVLDESEKEIFQIAQSKEMRGMMPSGQLIKRVFEELEAKFNNKSAITGIATHYHDFDHMTAGLQKSDLIIIAGRPSMGKTAFALNVALRAAVRSECPTAVFSLEMSMEQLMTRLLAVQGKVPLSNLRTGFLEAQDWLDLQEAADIITDAPIFIDDTPALSTLELQARCRRLKAEHDLGLIVVDYLQLMRSSARPDSREQEISDISRHLKALAKELNVPVIALSQLNRKVEERTDKHPMMSDLRESGAIEQDADIIIFLYRDAAYNKSEDNPLKNHAEIIIGKQRNGPTGKCELFFKKEYTLFENMDATVYPSEIPEGFHQDSE, encoded by the coding sequence ATGCCGCAGACGCCGAAACCGAAGAGGCATAGATCAGCCCAGTACGATCACAATCCGGAAGAGGCCCTGGACAGGGCCTCTTCCGATCTCGTACGCAAAGTCCCCCCTCACTCTTACGAGGCTGAACAGTCCGTCCTAGGCGGCGTGTTCCAGTCCGACTCCCTCTTCCACCAACTGGTGGACGTCATTTCCGCAGATGATTTCTATTCTCCGGTTCATCGTGACATCTTTGCCGCCTTTACCCAGCTCTACGACGCACACAAGCCCACTGATATCGTTACCGTAGCCCACCAGTTGGAGCAGAACGGTACCCTTGAGACCGTCGGTGGCCCGGCCTATCTGTCCGAACTTTCCGACTCGGTCGTCAGTGCGTCAAACGCCCTGCACCATGCACAGATCGTTCGCGACAAGTGCATTCTGCGCAAGCTCATCGATATTTCCAGCGGCATCATCAACAACTGTTTCTCCGCCCGCGACGTGGACGAGGTACTGGACGAATCCGAAAAGGAAATCTTCCAGATCGCCCAGAGCAAGGAAATGCGGGGCATGATGCCCAGCGGCCAGCTCATTAAGCGAGTCTTTGAAGAGCTGGAAGCCAAGTTCAACAACAAGTCGGCCATCACCGGCATCGCCACGCACTATCACGACTTCGACCACATGACTGCCGGATTGCAGAAGTCGGACCTGATCATCATAGCGGGTCGCCCCTCCATGGGTAAGACCGCATTCGCTCTGAACGTGGCCCTTCGTGCCGCGGTACGCAGTGAATGCCCCACTGCTGTATTTTCGCTGGAAATGAGCATGGAACAACTCATGACCCGCCTGCTTGCTGTGCAAGGTAAAGTGCCTCTCTCCAATCTGCGAACCGGATTTCTTGAAGCACAGGACTGGCTTGATTTACAGGAAGCGGCTGACATCATTACCGATGCACCGATTTTTATTGATGACACCCCAGCGCTCTCTACCCTGGAACTGCAGGCCCGCTGCCGACGCCTCAAGGCTGAACATGACCTTGGGCTCATCGTGGTGGACTACCTCCAGCTCATGCGCTCCAGCGCTCGCCCCGATTCACGAGAACAGGAAATTTCCGACATTTCACGGCACCTCAAAGCGCTGGCCAAGGAACTCAACGTCCCGGTCATCGCGCTGTCTCAGCTCAACCGCAAGGTCGAAGAACGGACCGACAAGCATCCCATGATGTCTGACCTCCGTGAATCAGGAGCTATCGAGCAGGATGCTGATATCATTATTTTTCTCTACCGCGATGCCGCGTATAATAAGAGTGAGGACAACCCGCTCAAGAATCATGCGGAGATCATCATCGGCAAGCAACGTAACGGCCCCACAGGTAAATGCGAGCTGTTTTTCAAGAAAGAATATACCCTGTTCGAGAACATGGACGCCACAGTGTATCCGTCCGAGATTCCCGAAGGATTCCACCAGGATTCCGAATAA
- a CDS encoding phosphoribosylaminoimidazolesuccinocarboxamide synthase — MAVLETNITEYPLISKGKVRDIYEIDDNTLLLVTTDRLSAFDVVMSDPIADKGKVLNQITLFWMDMMKDLVPNHIIATNVDDYPEPLHKYKEELQDRSVLAKKATPLPIECIVRGFITGSGWADYQKTGEVCGHKLPPNLRESEMLEKAIFTPSTKADLGDHDENITLEAAAELIGDEMMRKVEKLALDIYTRARDYAKQRGILIADTKFEFGTIDGDLIFIDEALTPDSSRFWPEEGYEPGKSQPSFDKQYFRDWLVEIGFNKQPPAPAIPADIAEQTRAKYLEAYKLLTGEDLKI, encoded by the coding sequence ATGGCCGTTCTTGAAACCAACATCACCGAATATCCGCTCATCTCCAAGGGCAAGGTTCGTGACATCTACGAGATCGACGACAACACCTTGCTGCTGGTGACCACGGACCGCCTTTCCGCATTTGATGTGGTCATGTCCGATCCCATTGCTGACAAAGGGAAGGTTCTCAACCAGATCACCCTGTTCTGGATGGACATGATGAAAGACCTGGTTCCCAACCACATCATCGCCACCAATGTGGATGACTACCCAGAGCCGCTGCATAAATATAAAGAGGAGTTGCAGGATCGTTCCGTACTGGCAAAAAAGGCCACTCCGCTTCCCATCGAATGCATCGTCCGCGGCTTCATTACCGGTTCCGGCTGGGCCGACTACCAGAAAACCGGTGAAGTCTGTGGGCACAAGCTGCCCCCGAACCTGCGGGAATCCGAGATGCTTGAAAAAGCCATCTTCACCCCGTCCACCAAAGCGGATCTGGGCGACCACGATGAAAACATCACCCTGGAAGCCGCTGCCGAACTGATTGGCGACGAGATGATGCGCAAGGTGGAAAAACTGGCGCTGGACATCTACACCCGAGCCCGCGACTATGCCAAACAAAGAGGCATTCTCATCGCAGATACCAAATTCGAGTTCGGCACCATTGACGGCGATTTGATTTTCATCGACGAAGCCCTGACCCCTGATTCCTCCCGCTTCTGGCCGGAAGAAGGATACGAACCAGGCAAGTCACAACCCAGTTTCGACAAGCAGTACTTCCGCGACTGGCTGGTGGAGATCGGCTTCAACAAGCAACCTCCGGCACCGGCCATTCCCGCTGATATCGCCGAACAGACTCGTGCCAAATACCTTGAAGCGTACAAGCTGTTGACCGGCGAAGACCTCAAAATCTAG
- a CDS encoding metal-dependent hydrolase, with protein sequence MEITWFGHSNFRLKVANATMLIDPFFVGNPTSPTTYQEIEECNLILVTHDHTDHIGQTLELAIKHDAEVVAIFDVIQELIHLGLPQHLGVGMNIGGTVSRQGVDIKMVQAMHSTVNGAPAGFIITDPNGYCIYNSGDTGLFGDMELFGQFHDIDIAILPIGGHFTMDAQQAAYACKLLGCKKVIPQHWGTFGVLAKSTDSMAEQLSLLAPDTEMVELEIGTPVKF encoded by the coding sequence ATGGAGATCACCTGGTTCGGTCACTCAAATTTCAGGCTCAAAGTAGCCAATGCGACCATGCTCATCGATCCTTTTTTTGTGGGCAATCCAACCTCGCCCACGACATATCAGGAAATCGAAGAGTGCAATCTTATTCTGGTCACCCACGACCACACAGACCACATCGGTCAGACATTGGAACTGGCTATCAAGCATGACGCCGAAGTGGTCGCCATCTTCGACGTCATTCAGGAACTAATTCACCTTGGCCTGCCTCAACATCTGGGCGTGGGAATGAACATCGGCGGCACGGTCAGCCGTCAGGGGGTGGACATCAAGATGGTTCAGGCCATGCACTCCACCGTCAATGGCGCCCCCGCAGGATTCATCATCACCGATCCCAACGGATACTGCATCTACAACTCGGGTGACACCGGGCTGTTCGGAGACATGGAACTGTTCGGACAATTTCACGACATTGATATCGCCATACTCCCCATCGGCGGCCACTTCACCATGGACGCCCAACAGGCAGCATACGCATGCAAACTCCTGGGATGCAAAAAAGTCATCCCGCAGCACTGGGGAACATTCGGTGTCTTGGCCAAAAGCACGGACTCTATGGCCGAACAGTTATCGCTGTTGGCACCGGACACGGAAATGGTAGAGCTGGAAATCGGTACGCCGGTGAAATTCTAA
- the rpsF gene encoding 30S ribosomal protein S6 has translation MANNYETLVLLSPELAEEDRKGILTSLTDIVDREGGSMVETDDWGMRQLAYPVEKQTRGYYVRLVYDAPGALVAELERNIRITDGIFKFMTVKLAA, from the coding sequence ATGGCAAACAATTACGAGACGCTCGTCCTTCTCTCCCCGGAGTTGGCTGAGGAAGACAGGAAAGGTATCCTGACTTCTCTCACCGACATCGTGGACCGCGAAGGCGGCTCAATGGTTGAGACCGATGACTGGGGCATGCGCCAGCTGGCCTACCCTGTCGAGAAGCAGACCCGTGGATACTACGTACGCCTTGTGTACGACGCTCCTGGCGCTCTGGTTGCAGAACTGGAACGCAATATCCGCATCACAGACGGCATCTTCAAGTTCATGACCGTCAAACTGGCTGCCTAG
- the uvrC gene encoding excinuclease ABC subunit UvrC: protein MSEKFKFLASSYPESPGVYLMKNGQGHILYVGKAKSLRKRLSSYFQRSAGHTPKTVALVSHIRQIDILLTSTEKEALLLESGLIKKHRPRYNIVLKDDKQYVLFKLDKQAEYPRLYITRKAARDGSVYFGPFTSAAAARTVWKLLGKVFPLRKCTDSTFKNRVRPCLYHDIHQCWAPCVKDVDSTLYNDMVHRVEMLLSGRSGELVESLRRKMKAASNEMAFEQAAEFRDQIRAVQKTVEGQVAVIHDNRDRDVIGLAENEQGLGLGLLFIRQGRLLDEKQFFWPGLTLDEGVEVVESFIVQFYGPGRFIPSLIIVPFEPEESLLTEVLVDRGGQSVRIASPQNTREKKLLGLAKSVAGQARERKDTITTRLQRVLRLREEPARIECVDASHLGGTNMRVGQVVFEEGRRNKEASRLYSFPELEDTSDDYAALAAWARRRMESGPPWPDLVLIDGGRGQLSAVENALSECLDDGCWELAAIAKGESRRAGELGDFIFRPGRKNPMPVKPGSAELLFLQKVRDTAHRFVLGRQRRARKKAVLSSELTALPGIGPKTARILWDAFESLDVMLEADQQAINALPTLGAKRAAKIFDALQALKASRTA, encoded by the coding sequence ATGAGTGAAAAGTTCAAATTTTTGGCCTCCAGTTATCCAGAGTCTCCCGGTGTCTATTTGATGAAGAATGGACAGGGGCATATCCTCTATGTGGGCAAGGCGAAGAGTCTGCGCAAGCGGTTGTCTTCCTATTTTCAGCGAAGTGCTGGGCACACCCCCAAGACCGTGGCCCTGGTCAGCCATATCCGGCAGATCGACATCCTGTTGACCTCGACAGAAAAAGAAGCCCTCCTGTTGGAGTCCGGGCTGATTAAAAAGCATCGGCCTCGATACAACATCGTGCTCAAGGACGATAAACAGTATGTGCTCTTCAAACTGGACAAGCAGGCCGAATACCCTCGACTATACATAACGCGCAAAGCGGCCCGTGACGGGTCTGTCTATTTCGGGCCGTTTACCTCTGCGGCTGCGGCCCGGACAGTGTGGAAGCTGCTGGGTAAGGTATTCCCTCTGCGCAAGTGCACGGATTCAACCTTCAAAAATCGGGTACGCCCTTGTTTGTACCATGATATTCATCAGTGCTGGGCACCTTGCGTTAAGGATGTGGATTCCACCTTATATAATGATATGGTTCATCGGGTGGAAATGCTGTTGTCCGGCAGGAGCGGGGAATTGGTCGAATCGCTGCGTCGAAAGATGAAGGCGGCATCCAATGAGATGGCCTTTGAACAGGCCGCAGAGTTTCGGGATCAGATACGGGCGGTACAAAAGACCGTTGAAGGGCAGGTCGCGGTCATTCATGACAATCGGGATCGGGATGTCATCGGCCTTGCCGAAAACGAGCAGGGGCTTGGTCTGGGTCTGCTATTCATACGCCAGGGCCGCCTTTTGGATGAAAAGCAGTTTTTTTGGCCCGGCCTGACGTTGGACGAGGGCGTTGAAGTTGTGGAGAGTTTTATCGTTCAGTTTTATGGCCCCGGACGCTTCATTCCTTCATTGATCATTGTTCCGTTTGAACCGGAGGAATCGCTGCTGACTGAAGTCCTTGTTGATAGAGGTGGACAGAGTGTGCGGATCGCTTCACCGCAAAATACGCGTGAAAAGAAGCTGCTTGGTCTGGCCAAAAGTGTGGCCGGACAGGCTCGGGAGCGTAAGGATACCATTACGACCCGGTTGCAACGAGTCCTTCGGCTGCGTGAGGAACCAGCCCGTATCGAATGTGTGGATGCCTCGCATCTGGGGGGCACGAACATGCGTGTGGGACAGGTTGTCTTTGAAGAGGGGCGGCGAAACAAGGAGGCTTCCCGTTTGTACTCCTTTCCGGAGCTTGAGGACACCAGTGATGACTATGCTGCGTTGGCTGCCTGGGCCAGGAGACGCATGGAGTCCGGGCCTCCTTGGCCTGATCTTGTGCTTATTGATGGCGGGCGCGGTCAATTGTCTGCCGTGGAAAACGCCCTGTCCGAATGCCTTGATGACGGATGTTGGGAGCTGGCGGCCATTGCCAAGGGTGAGTCCAGACGGGCTGGAGAGTTGGGAGATTTCATCTTCAGGCCGGGGCGGAAGAATCCCATGCCGGTCAAACCGGGGAGTGCCGAGCTGTTGTTCCTGCAGAAGGTGCGCGATACGGCTCATCGGTTTGTGCTGGGCCGTCAGCGAAGGGCGCGGAAGAAGGCGGTGCTGAGTAGCGAGTTGACCGCACTCCCGGGTATCGGGCCGAAAACAGCCCGTATCTTGTGGGACGCTTTTGAGTCGCTGGACGTCATGCTCGAGGCCGATCAACAGGCCATCAATGCCCTTCCGACCCTCGGCGCGAAACGGGCGGCAAAGATTTTCGACGCATTGCAGGCGCTGAAGGCGTCACGGACTGCTTAG
- a CDS encoding outer membrane homotrimeric porin — protein sequence MKRLTLLAVALVMVLGMAVSASAAPEVTISGNVLVNAIWKSNWDFTKNSSNKAMEIRQRADLYFTATANENLKAVIGLRSVKGTWGQGEYDNDTAGSGTNSTLSFRDVYIDYNWPGTEVNIKTGLYNVALPTAVGGGSQIMAGRVGAMMVSAPLTENVSVLGGYARVTDNDTEALTQASNDMDYLDAYILALPVSLEGVSFSPYVAYGNGGQNYNGGTGDEINAYWIGSDFTMNMFDPFVLKADLAYGNMDAETDASEANGWWFDVALDYTGFDFATMSAYFVYTSGSDDDTSDGAEAMPVIQSDWAVGSFFFGGGGITSDDINGGDTQLGYWILGFSATDIQSFAEGLTHDFHVLYAKGTNDDALADNTITLGAGLTDKDSLWEVDFNTMYQIYDELTLYTQIGYINADYDDDTWAADLQDDAWKFATGMVYQF from the coding sequence ATGAAACGTTTGACTCTGCTTGCAGTCGCCCTGGTCATGGTACTGGGTATGGCTGTATCCGCGTCCGCCGCTCCCGAGGTCACCATCTCGGGTAACGTGCTGGTTAACGCCATCTGGAAATCCAACTGGGATTTCACCAAGAACTCCTCTAACAAAGCCATGGAAATCCGCCAGCGTGCAGATCTCTACTTCACCGCCACTGCCAACGAGAACCTGAAAGCCGTCATCGGCCTGCGTTCCGTGAAAGGCACCTGGGGTCAAGGCGAATACGACAACGACACCGCTGGTTCCGGTACTAACTCTACCCTCAGCTTCCGTGACGTTTACATCGACTACAACTGGCCCGGAACTGAAGTCAACATCAAGACCGGTCTGTACAATGTCGCTCTGCCCACCGCTGTTGGCGGTGGCTCCCAGATCATGGCTGGCCGCGTTGGCGCCATGATGGTGTCCGCTCCCCTGACCGAGAACGTCTCTGTCCTGGGTGGTTACGCTCGCGTGACCGACAATGACACCGAGGCTCTCACTCAGGCTAGCAACGACATGGACTACCTGGATGCTTACATCCTGGCTCTGCCTGTCAGCCTGGAAGGTGTTTCCTTCTCCCCCTACGTTGCCTACGGTAACGGTGGCCAGAACTACAACGGTGGTACCGGCGACGAAATCAATGCATACTGGATTGGTTCCGACTTCACCATGAACATGTTTGATCCCTTCGTTCTGAAGGCTGACCTTGCTTATGGTAACATGGACGCTGAGACCGATGCTAGCGAAGCTAACGGTTGGTGGTTCGACGTTGCTCTGGACTACACCGGTTTTGATTTCGCTACCATGTCCGCCTACTTCGTCTACACCTCCGGTTCCGACGACGACACCAGCGATGGTGCTGAAGCTATGCCTGTTATCCAGTCTGACTGGGCTGTTGGCTCCTTCTTCTTCGGCGGTGGTGGTATCACCTCTGATGACATCAACGGTGGCGACACCCAACTGGGTTACTGGATCCTCGGCTTCTCTGCCACTGACATCCAGTCCTTCGCTGAAGGTCTGACTCACGACTTCCATGTCCTGTACGCTAAGGGTACCAACGACGACGCTCTTGCTGACAACACTATCACCCTCGGCGCTGGCCTGACCGACAAGGACTCCCTGTGGGAAGTTGACTTCAACACCATGTACCAGATCTACGACGAACTGACTCTGTACACCCAGATTGGTTACATCAACGCCGACTACGACGATGATACCTGGGCTGCAGACCTTCAGGACGACGCCTGGAAGTTCGCTACTGGTATGGTCTACCAGTTCTAA
- the rpsR gene encoding 30S ribosomal protein S18, with amino-acid sequence MAFQKRFTPRKKFCRFCADKELPLDYKRPDILRDFVTERGKIIARRITGTCAKHQRRLTNEIKRARQMALLFYTTVHSTDVKKRSSM; translated from the coding sequence ATGGCATTTCAGAAAAGATTTACCCCGAGGAAGAAGTTCTGCCGCTTCTGTGCGGACAAGGAACTGCCCCTGGATTACAAGCGCCCCGATATCCTTCGTGATTTCGTGACCGAACGCGGCAAGATCATTGCCCGTCGCATCACCGGCACCTGTGCTAAGCACCAGCGCCGCCTGACCAACGAAATTAAACGCGCCCGTCAGATGGCTCTCCTGTTCTACACCACCGTTCACAGCACTGATGTGAAAAAGCGTAGCTCCATGTAA
- the hisD gene encoding histidinol dehydrogenase: MPCRELTYTDNKDWIAIEEWLEQRKDPDTNVDSLVRNILADVKTRGDEALVEYTRKFDCDSLEVESLRVPAALIQAALADIPKADVAILEESIDRVRTFHLNQKEKSWWTTAEDGTVLGQMVRPVDRVGLYVPGGQGGETPLISSLIMNAIPAQVAGVESIAVTSPPRQDGTLNPYILATAALLELDEIYLSGSAWAIAALAFGTQSIAPCDVLAGPGNIFVATAKAQLIGQVGIDMVAGPSEIVILADDSATPAWLAADMLSQAEHDPIAASILVTPEKALAEAVRKELVSQCKALPRNEIAAKSLKDWGAIITVPNMEAGAELVNQLAAEHLELALADPWTMLGSIRHAGAIFMGHNSPEPVGDYFAGPNHVLPTLRTVRFSSALSVQNFCKKSSVIATSSAYVAEHGDKIARLARLEGLEAHARSVETRIK; encoded by the coding sequence ATGCCCTGCAGAGAACTGACATATACAGACAACAAAGACTGGATCGCCATCGAAGAATGGCTTGAACAACGCAAAGACCCTGATACCAATGTGGATTCATTGGTTCGAAATATTCTTGCCGACGTAAAAACCAGAGGTGACGAAGCCTTGGTGGAGTACACCCGCAAATTCGACTGCGACAGCCTTGAGGTCGAATCCCTGCGCGTCCCCGCCGCGCTTATTCAGGCCGCACTCGCAGACATCCCGAAAGCAGATGTCGCCATCCTGGAAGAATCCATTGACCGCGTCAGGACTTTTCACCTGAATCAAAAGGAAAAATCCTGGTGGACCACAGCCGAAGACGGCACGGTTCTCGGCCAGATGGTACGCCCTGTCGACCGTGTTGGCCTGTATGTTCCCGGCGGTCAGGGCGGCGAAACACCCCTTATTTCCAGCCTGATCATGAACGCTATTCCGGCACAGGTGGCAGGCGTTGAGTCCATTGCCGTGACCTCGCCTCCGCGACAGGATGGTACGCTGAACCCATATATTCTGGCCACAGCCGCTCTGCTCGAACTGGACGAAATCTATCTTTCCGGTTCAGCCTGGGCCATTGCCGCCCTGGCCTTTGGCACACAGTCCATCGCCCCATGCGATGTCCTTGCCGGTCCGGGTAATATCTTCGTGGCCACGGCAAAAGCGCAGCTCATCGGACAAGTGGGAATCGACATGGTGGCAGGCCCCAGCGAAATCGTCATCCTGGCTGATGATTCCGCCACTCCTGCCTGGCTGGCAGCCGACATGCTCTCCCAGGCAGAGCACGACCCCATTGCCGCATCCATTCTGGTCACCCCGGAAAAAGCCTTGGCCGAAGCGGTCAGAAAAGAACTTGTCAGCCAGTGCAAGGCTCTGCCACGCAACGAGATCGCAGCCAAATCACTGAAAGACTGGGGAGCCATCATCACTGTTCCCAATATGGAAGCCGGCGCAGAGCTGGTCAACCAACTGGCTGCCGAACACCTTGAACTCGCACTGGCAGACCCGTGGACCATGCTCGGTTCCATTCGCCATGCCGGAGCCATCTTCATGGGGCACAACTCCCCTGAACCGGTGGGAGATTACTTTGCAGGTCCCAACCACGTCCTGCCGACCCTGCGCACAGTCCGCTTTTCTTCAGCGTTATCCGTTCAGAATTTCTGTAAAAAGTCCAGTGTTATTGCGACCAGCTCAGCCTATGTTGCCGAGCATGGCGACAAGATAGCGCGCCTCGCGCGACTGGAAGGACTCGAAGCCCACGCACGTAGCGTTGAAACACGCATCAAATAA
- the rplI gene encoding 50S ribosomal protein L9: MKLILRADVDALGRLGDIVTVKPGYGRNYLIPQGLAKPATKANLKAFELERRKLQEQADSLRAQAEGLAAKIAATPVDIEVRVGEGDKLYGSVTSINIGDAMEAAGVNIDRRKIILSDPIRSLGEYDIEIRLHPDVRGELKLTVSRHGGPIVEDIEEPVEEKAEAVEESVENAADAETEEA; this comes from the coding sequence ATGAAACTTATCCTTCGCGCTGACGTCGACGCTCTTGGTCGACTCGGAGATATCGTCACAGTCAAGCCCGGCTACGGTCGCAACTACCTGATTCCTCAGGGACTTGCCAAGCCGGCTACCAAAGCAAACCTCAAGGCTTTCGAACTCGAACGCCGCAAACTGCAGGAACAGGCAGATTCTCTGCGCGCTCAGGCCGAAGGCTTGGCAGCAAAGATTGCCGCCACTCCTGTCGACATCGAAGTCCGCGTTGGTGAAGGCGACAAGCTGTACGGCTCTGTTACCAGCATCAACATTGGCGATGCCATGGAAGCTGCCGGTGTCAACATCGATCGCCGCAAGATCATCCTGTCCGATCCCATTCGCTCCCTGGGCGAATACGACATTGAGATCCGCCTGCACCCCGACGTGCGCGGCGAGCTGAAGCTCACCGTCTCCCGTCATGGTGGCCCGATCGTCGAAGACATTGAAGAACCTGTTGAAGAAAAGGCCGAGGCCGTCGAGGAATCCGTAGAGAATGCCGCAGACGCCGAAACCGAAGAGGCATAG
- a CDS encoding phenylacetate--CoA ligase family protein yields MYFDPVEAMDRAALEELQVERLKKTIDNARNSPFYSEQLAGFDTADIKTASDIAKLPFTTKDDLRNQYPHGLLTRSLDEFVRLHASSGTTGTPVAVFYTQQDLNTWADLMARCMYACGCRESDTMQNMSGYGLFTGGLGIHYGSERLGMLTIPAGAGNTKRQIKLIRDHNVSVLHIIPSFALYFAQKVQEAGYEIEDMPWRIALIGAEPHTEEARAKIEEMMHIKAYNSYGLSEMNGPGVAFECLQQNGMHVWEDAYIAEIINPKTGEHVAEGEIGELVMTTLTREGMPIIRYRTRDLTRFIPGDCACGRTHRRIDRIAGRADDMMILKGVNIYPMQIEQCLMSMPEVGQNYLIELVREGVSDQMKVKVEVKDEFFVEDMRALQGLQKKIAKNLCSEILLTPHVELCQSDSIPKAEGKAVRVIDRRNEE; encoded by the coding sequence ATGTATTTCGATCCCGTAGAGGCCATGGACCGTGCCGCTCTTGAAGAACTTCAAGTGGAGCGCTTGAAAAAGACCATCGACAACGCCAGGAACTCACCGTTTTACAGTGAACAACTGGCAGGATTCGATACCGCGGACATCAAGACCGCATCAGATATTGCCAAGCTGCCGTTTACCACCAAGGACGATCTGCGCAATCAGTACCCGCATGGCCTGCTGACCCGCTCCCTTGATGAATTTGTCCGGCTGCACGCATCCTCCGGCACAACGGGAACTCCGGTTGCCGTGTTCTATACCCAGCAAGACCTGAATACCTGGGCAGACCTCATGGCCCGCTGCATGTACGCCTGTGGCTGTCGCGAGTCCGATACGATGCAGAATATGTCCGGGTATGGACTGTTCACTGGAGGCCTCGGCATCCACTACGGGTCAGAACGTCTCGGCATGCTGACTATCCCGGCCGGTGCAGGCAATACCAAGCGCCAGATCAAACTCATCCGCGATCACAATGTTTCCGTTCTGCACATCATCCCCTCCTTTGCCCTCTACTTTGCGCAGAAGGTACAGGAAGCCGGATATGAAATCGAAGATATGCCGTGGCGTATCGCGCTCATTGGTGCGGAACCGCACACCGAAGAAGCACGGGCCAAGATCGAAGAAATGATGCACATCAAGGCCTACAACTCATACGGTCTGTCCGAAATGAACGGACCGGGCGTGGCGTTCGAGTGTTTGCAACAAAACGGCATGCATGTGTGGGAAGATGCCTATATTGCCGAGATCATCAATCCGAAAACCGGAGAGCATGTTGCAGAAGGCGAAATCGGCGAACTGGTCATGACTACGCTCACGCGTGAAGGCATGCCCATCATTCGCTACCGCACCCGCGACCTGACCCGATTCATTCCGGGAGACTGTGCATGCGGCCGAACCCATCGCCGCATTGACCGCATTGCCGGACGTGCAGACGACATGATGATTCTCAAGGGCGTGAATATATACCCCATGCAGATCGAACAATGCCTCATGTCCATGCCCGAAGTCGGCCAGAACTATCTCATTGAGCTGGTTCGCGAAGGTGTCTCCGACCAAATGAAGGTCAAGGTCGAGGTCAAGGACGAATTCTTTGTGGAGGATATGCGCGCGTTGCAAGGCCTGCAGAAAAAGATTGCCAAGAATCTGTGTTCTGAGATCCTGCTCACCCCGCATGTCGAGCTGTGCCAATCCGACTCCATTCCCAAAGCAGAAGGCAAAGCTGTTCGCGTCATTGATCGACGCAACGAGGAGTAA